In Microbacterium galbinum, a single window of DNA contains:
- a CDS encoding 3-hydroxyacyl-CoA dehydrogenase: MKNITVLGTGVLGSQIAFQTAFHGFDVTAYDIDDAALERAGERFRGLAARYVADSVKGAADGGADAAIPRIRLTTDLEDAVAAADLVIEAVPENLELKQGIYRRMAEAAPSSTVFATNSSTLLPSALADSTGRPDRFLALHFANEIWSHNTAEVMGTPSTDPAVYAEVVEFARRIGMVPIEIKKEKAGYLLNSLLVPFLQAAGELLVDGIAEPEAIDATWRIGTGAPAGPFEIYDIVGLTTAYNISRMGDAKQQAFADLIKERYIDQGKLGVATGEGFYTYPRES, encoded by the coding sequence ATGAAGAACATCACCGTCCTGGGCACCGGCGTCCTCGGATCGCAGATCGCGTTCCAGACCGCGTTCCATGGATTCGACGTCACCGCTTACGACATCGACGATGCGGCCCTCGAGCGGGCCGGCGAGCGATTCCGCGGACTGGCCGCGCGGTACGTCGCGGATTCGGTGAAGGGCGCAGCCGACGGCGGCGCGGACGCGGCCATCCCGCGGATCCGTCTGACCACCGATCTGGAAGACGCCGTCGCCGCAGCCGACCTCGTGATCGAGGCCGTTCCCGAGAACCTCGAGCTCAAGCAGGGCATCTACCGGCGCATGGCGGAGGCCGCACCGTCGTCGACCGTCTTCGCGACCAACTCGTCGACCCTTCTCCCGAGCGCGCTCGCCGATTCGACGGGGCGCCCCGATCGCTTCCTCGCCCTGCACTTCGCCAACGAGATCTGGTCGCACAACACGGCAGAGGTGATGGGCACTCCCTCCACCGACCCGGCGGTGTATGCCGAGGTCGTCGAATTCGCACGCCGCATCGGCATGGTGCCGATCGAGATCAAGAAGGAGAAGGCGGGTTACCTCCTCAACTCCCTCCTCGTGCCCTTCCTCCAGGCTGCGGGCGAGCTGCTCGTCGACGGCATCGCGGAGCCGGAGGCGATCGACGCCACGTGGCGCATCGGCACCGGAGCACCCGCCGGCCCCTTCGAGATCTACGACATCGTCGGACTCACGACCGCCTACAACATCTCGCGGATGGGCGACGCGAAGCAGCAGGCATTCGCCGACCTCATCAAGGAGCGCTACATCGACCAGGGCAAGCTCGGCGTGGCCACGGGTGAGGGCTTCTACACCTACCCTCGCGAGAGCTGA
- a CDS encoding MFS transporter encodes MSAPALTAAQQSAVQRRTVLVLSLGQVLGGIAFGATVSLGALLAADISGDDALSGLATASVTLGAALCAIPLARLAARVGRRRALTLGNLFALVGIAVVILAASLRVFPLLLAGILMIGAGNAGNLQSRFAATDLAVPAHRGRDLSIVVWATTIGGVAGPLLLGPGEIVGAAIGMPPQTGSYVFSFVAQSAALVLYLVALRPDPLLAAQRIATVAAAASSVQAVDRPVVARYAMFAIAGSHVVMASVMAMTPIHLSHMAHSMHAGHDAAAAAADVSQLVGITIALHVAGMYALSPVFGILADRWGRLQVVLFGQVLLGGSLIFAIFANDRAWGVMVALILLGLGWSAATVAGAALLTESSAPELRTRRQGRSDSLMSLSAAAGAVLAGVILSNFQYAGLGIAASVLVLIIVALSPLGRRARS; translated from the coding sequence ATGAGCGCGCCGGCCCTCACCGCCGCGCAGCAGTCGGCGGTGCAGCGCCGCACGGTCCTCGTCCTCTCCCTCGGGCAGGTTCTCGGAGGGATCGCCTTCGGCGCGACGGTGTCGCTCGGCGCGCTCCTGGCCGCCGACATCTCGGGAGACGACGCGCTGTCGGGGCTCGCGACGGCGTCGGTCACGCTCGGCGCGGCGCTCTGCGCGATCCCGCTGGCGCGTCTCGCTGCGCGGGTGGGCCGTCGAAGGGCACTGACCCTCGGCAACCTCTTCGCACTCGTCGGCATCGCGGTCGTCATCCTCGCTGCGTCGCTGCGCGTCTTCCCGCTGCTGCTGGCGGGCATCCTCATGATCGGCGCGGGCAACGCGGGCAACCTGCAGTCGCGCTTCGCCGCGACCGATCTCGCCGTTCCCGCCCATCGAGGCCGCGACCTGTCGATCGTCGTCTGGGCGACGACGATCGGTGGCGTCGCCGGCCCGCTGCTGCTCGGGCCGGGGGAAATCGTCGGCGCCGCGATCGGGATGCCGCCGCAGACCGGGTCGTACGTCTTCTCGTTCGTGGCGCAGTCGGCGGCGCTCGTGCTCTACCTCGTCGCGCTGCGACCGGATCCGCTGCTGGCCGCGCAGCGCATCGCGACCGTCGCGGCGGCGGCCTCGAGCGTCCAGGCCGTCGACCGCCCCGTCGTCGCACGCTACGCGATGTTCGCGATCGCGGGTTCCCACGTCGTGATGGCCTCCGTGATGGCGATGACCCCGATCCATCTCTCTCACATGGCGCACAGCATGCATGCGGGGCACGATGCGGCGGCTGCCGCGGCCGACGTCTCGCAGCTGGTCGGGATCACGATCGCGCTCCACGTCGCCGGCATGTATGCGCTCTCCCCGGTCTTCGGCATCCTCGCCGACCGCTGGGGGCGGCTGCAGGTCGTGCTGTTCGGGCAGGTGCTGCTGGGCGGGTCGTTGATCTTCGCGATCTTCGCCAACGACCGGGCCTGGGGCGTCATGGTCGCCCTCATCCTCCTCGGTCTCGGCTGGAGCGCCGCGACCGTCGCCGGTGCCGCGCTGCTGACCGAGTCGAGTGCACCCGAGCTGCGCACGCGCCGGCAGGGGCGCAGCGACTCGCTGATGAGCCTGTCGGCGGCCGCCGGCGCGGTGCTGGCCGGGGTCATCCTGTCGAATTTCCAGTACGCGGGACTCGGGATCGCGGCATCCGTCCTGGTTTTGATCATCGTCGCGCTGTCACCTCTCGGCCGCCGCGCACGCTCGTGA
- a CDS encoding MarR family winged helix-turn-helix transcriptional regulator, translated as MDKERQDHSMSVLRSLVAITRRGLADARDEETPLSMTEQSIMMAIAEQPGIRSTDIARMFRLNRSTVSRQLAALIRLGLVRETPNDTGRGRPLELTEDGADAFHRALTSLQRIVEAHLAPWSDGEVARFAHDLERFDRTADAS; from the coding sequence ATGGACAAGGAACGTCAGGACCACAGCATGAGCGTGCTCCGCTCTCTCGTCGCGATCACCCGCCGCGGCCTCGCCGACGCGCGCGACGAGGAGACTCCCCTCTCGATGACCGAGCAGTCGATCATGATGGCGATCGCCGAGCAGCCCGGCATCCGTTCCACCGATATCGCCCGCATGTTCCGCCTCAACCGATCGACGGTCTCACGCCAGCTCGCAGCGCTGATCCGTCTCGGACTCGTCCGCGAGACGCCGAACGACACCGGACGCGGACGCCCGCTCGAGCTCACGGAGGACGGCGCAGATGCCTTCCACCGTGCGCTCACGTCGCTCCAGCGGATCGTCGAGGCGCACCTCGCTCCGTGGTCCGACGGTGAGGTCGCCCGCTTCGCGCACGATCTCGAAAGGTTCGACCGCACCGCCGACGCGTCCTGA
- a CDS encoding DNA topoisomerase IB: MAALVRVIPGEDLGFRRIRSGSGFRYVDKGGDAVQEADRERIHDLVIPPAWTDVWIAADPLAHIQAVGVDGAGRKQYLYHPLWRVKRDRHKFGRALALAEALPHARGRVTRALQHETLSREKVLATAFRLLDDGALRIGSERYLVRHGSRGLTTLRRRDVHVEGNVVSLSFPAKSGQTAAIEITDDVLAAVLDDLAAGPDRAPLLAYRRGRRRVKITPAEVNRYLKDVTGDAFTAKDFRTLHGTILAADALARIGPLDSRRDRERAERLAVQATASALGNTVAVARGSYIDPRVFKLYSRGKTLDLSVAPETAIRRLLGDTRRRR, encoded by the coding sequence ATGGCAGCTCTCGTGCGCGTGATCCCCGGTGAAGACCTCGGCTTCCGAAGGATCCGATCGGGATCCGGCTTCCGTTATGTCGACAAGGGCGGTGACGCCGTACAGGAGGCCGATCGGGAGCGCATCCACGACCTGGTCATCCCGCCGGCGTGGACGGACGTCTGGATCGCCGCGGACCCGCTCGCGCACATCCAGGCCGTCGGCGTCGACGGAGCGGGGCGCAAGCAGTACCTGTACCACCCGCTCTGGCGGGTCAAACGGGACCGCCACAAGTTCGGCCGCGCGCTGGCCCTCGCCGAAGCCCTTCCGCATGCGCGGGGGCGGGTCACCCGAGCATTGCAGCACGAGACCCTCTCCCGCGAGAAGGTGCTGGCCACCGCATTCCGGTTGCTCGATGACGGAGCCCTCCGGATCGGGTCGGAGCGCTACCTCGTGCGCCACGGCAGCCGCGGCCTGACGACGCTGCGCCGCCGTGACGTGCACGTCGAGGGGAACGTCGTGTCGCTCTCGTTCCCGGCGAAGAGCGGGCAGACCGCGGCGATCGAGATCACCGACGACGTGCTCGCGGCCGTGCTCGACGATCTGGCCGCCGGCCCGGACCGGGCGCCGCTCCTCGCGTATCGGCGGGGACGCCGGCGCGTGAAGATCACGCCCGCCGAGGTGAACCGCTACCTCAAGGACGTCACGGGCGACGCGTTCACGGCGAAGGACTTCCGCACCCTCCACGGCACGATCCTCGCGGCCGACGCCCTCGCGCGCATCGGCCCGCTCGACTCGCGTCGGGATCGCGAGCGCGCCGAGCGCCTCGCCGTACAGGCCACGGCCTCGGCGCTCGGCAATACGGTCGCGGTCGCCCGGGGCAGTTACATCGATCCCCGCGTCTTCAAGCTGTACTCCCGCGGGAAGACGCTCGACCTCTCGGTCGCCCCGGAGACCGCGATCCGCCGTCTTCTGGGCGACACGAGGCGGCGTCGCTGA
- a CDS encoding fumarylacetoacetate hydrolase family protein: MKIARFSHDDAILFGIVDEKDLVVLSGDPLFAGYEPTGDRVPIADAVILAPVIPRSKIVCVGKNYHDHAAEMGGEAPEEPLLFLKPNTAVIGPGDTIVRPAISGQTEYEGELAVVIGKVAKNVSAADALDYVLGYTIGNDVTARDLQRKDGQWARAKGFDTFCPLGPTINTDFDPSEATIETRVNGEVRQKAPLTDMIHSVEEIIAYASAVFTLLPGDVILTGTPAGVGTFAAGDTVEVEITGLGILRSAVRDAVPAA; the protein is encoded by the coding sequence ATGAAGATCGCCCGATTCAGCCATGACGACGCCATCCTCTTCGGGATCGTCGACGAGAAAGACCTCGTCGTCCTCTCGGGCGACCCTCTCTTCGCAGGCTACGAGCCGACCGGTGACCGTGTGCCGATCGCTGACGCCGTCATCCTCGCCCCGGTGATCCCGCGATCGAAGATCGTCTGCGTCGGCAAGAACTACCACGACCACGCCGCCGAGATGGGCGGAGAGGCCCCCGAGGAGCCGCTGCTCTTCCTCAAGCCGAACACCGCCGTGATCGGCCCGGGCGACACGATCGTGCGCCCGGCGATCTCGGGGCAGACCGAGTACGAGGGCGAACTCGCCGTCGTGATCGGCAAGGTCGCGAAGAACGTCTCGGCGGCGGATGCCCTCGACTACGTGCTCGGATACACGATCGGCAACGACGTGACCGCCCGCGACCTGCAGCGCAAGGACGGCCAGTGGGCGCGAGCGAAGGGCTTCGACACCTTCTGCCCGCTCGGCCCGACGATCAACACCGACTTCGACCCGTCCGAGGCGACGATCGAGACGCGCGTCAACGGAGAGGTCCGCCAGAAGGCGCCGCTGACCGACATGATCCATTCGGTCGAGGAGATCATCGCCTACGCGTCGGCCGTCTTCACACTGCTCCCGGGTGATGTCATCCTCACCGGAACGCCCGCGGGCGTGGGCACCTTCGCGGCCGGTGACACGGTCGAGGTCGAGATCACGGGTCTCGGCATCCTGCGCAGCGCCGTGCGCGACGCCGTTCCCGCGGCATGA
- a CDS encoding MFS transporter has product MTRTASIPTAGTDAPRVGARGWAALIVLMLPVLLVSVDNTVLSFALPEISIALAPSGAEQLWIIDVYPLVLAGLLVTMGMLGDRFGRRRMLLIGASGFAAVSVLAAFAPTAGLLIAARALLGFFGAMLMPSTLSLLRSIFVNRDQRRLAIAVWASAFSAGSALGPIVGGFLLEHFSWGSVFLIAVPVLIPLLIAAPLLVPESRDPNPGRIDLLSIALSMAAMIPVVYAIKSLAVDGPSVVAGAWALLGVVMGVLFVRRQLRAEIPMLDMALFRRGTFSGAILVNLLSVVALVGFLYFVSQHLQLVLGLSPMMAGLALVPGMAVMIVAGLGVVPISRRVAPHLVVPMGLAFSVAGYLIVAFTTHEHGVAPLIIAFVVLGIGIGAAETISNELILSSAPAEKAGAASAVSETAYELGAVLGTAVLGGIITAFYRAAIVLPAGLPAETADAARETLAGAYTASNELSGTLGDELWQAAADAFGSGVFITSLIGAGLVVVAGVIAAVTLRTRNPR; this is encoded by the coding sequence ATGACCCGGACCGCGTCGATCCCGACGGCAGGAACGGATGCCCCCCGCGTCGGAGCCCGCGGATGGGCCGCGCTCATCGTGCTGATGCTGCCGGTGCTGCTGGTTTCGGTCGACAATACGGTGCTCAGTTTCGCGCTGCCCGAGATCTCCATCGCGCTCGCGCCCTCCGGTGCCGAGCAGTTGTGGATCATCGACGTCTACCCGCTCGTGCTCGCGGGACTCCTCGTGACGATGGGAATGCTGGGCGACCGGTTCGGCCGCCGCAGGATGCTGTTGATCGGCGCGAGCGGATTCGCCGCCGTGTCGGTGCTCGCAGCCTTCGCCCCGACCGCCGGTCTGCTCATCGCCGCCCGTGCGCTGCTGGGATTCTTCGGCGCGATGCTGATGCCCTCGACCCTCTCGCTGCTGCGGTCGATCTTCGTGAACCGCGATCAGCGTCGGCTCGCGATCGCCGTGTGGGCCTCCGCGTTCTCCGCGGGCTCCGCGCTCGGACCGATCGTCGGCGGGTTCCTGCTCGAGCACTTCAGCTGGGGCTCGGTGTTCCTCATCGCCGTCCCGGTGCTCATCCCGCTCCTCATCGCCGCGCCGCTGCTCGTTCCCGAGAGCCGCGACCCGAACCCCGGACGCATCGATCTGCTCAGCATCGCCCTGTCGATGGCCGCGATGATCCCGGTCGTCTACGCGATCAAGTCGCTCGCGGTCGACGGACCCTCGGTCGTCGCCGGTGCATGGGCGCTGCTCGGGGTCGTGATGGGCGTGCTGTTCGTGCGCCGCCAGCTCCGCGCGGAGATCCCGATGCTCGACATGGCGCTCTTCCGGCGCGGCACCTTCTCGGGGGCGATCCTGGTGAACCTCCTCAGCGTCGTCGCGCTCGTCGGATTCCTGTACTTCGTGTCGCAGCATCTGCAGCTCGTGCTCGGCCTGTCGCCGATGATGGCCGGTCTGGCCCTCGTGCCCGGCATGGCCGTGATGATCGTCGCGGGGCTCGGCGTCGTACCGATCTCGCGACGCGTGGCGCCGCACCTCGTCGTGCCGATGGGTCTCGCGTTCTCGGTGGCGGGGTACCTGATCGTGGCGTTCACGACCCACGAGCACGGTGTCGCTCCGCTCATCATCGCCTTCGTGGTGCTCGGCATCGGCATCGGCGCCGCCGAGACGATCTCCAACGAGCTGATCCTCTCCAGCGCGCCGGCCGAGAAGGCGGGTGCGGCCAGCGCGGTCTCGGAGACCGCGTACGAACTCGGTGCGGTGCTCGGTACCGCGGTGCTGGGCGGCATCATCACCGCGTTCTACCGCGCTGCGATCGTGCTTCCGGCGGGGCTGCCCGCCGAGACCGCGGATGCCGCGCGCGAGACGCTCGCCGGTGCCTATACCGCCTCGAACGAGCTCTCGGGCACGCTGGGCGACGAGCTGTGGCAGGCGGCGGCGGACGCCTTCGGCTCGGGTGTCTTCATCACCTCGCTCATCGGTGCGGGACTCGTCGTGGTCGCGGGCGTCATCGCCGCCGTCACACTGCGCACGCGCAACCCGCGCTGA
- a CDS encoding branched-chain amino acid aminotransferase: MTTIDAQAAVAPLDFAVTKNLAAASPARVAEVLENPGFGVVFTDHMVDICWSLKGGWHRPRVQPYGPIPLDPAASVLHYGQEIFEGIKAYRHADGSIHTFRPDRNAARLQASARRLALPELPTEYFIESLRQLIAVDGRWVPSGADQSLYLRPFMFAKEAFLGVRAAQKVAYYVIASPAGAYFTGGVKPVRIWLSEEHSRAGRGGTGKAKTGGNYASSLLPQALASSKGCDQVVFLNEKNDVEELGGMNVVFVFKDGRIVTPESDSILDGITRDSLLQLAEDRGYTVERRAISIDEWREGVASGDITEVFACGTAAVVTPIGALVGEGFDEPQPIGELALSLREELTDIQYGRRDDRHGWLLRLDA, from the coding sequence ATGACGACCATCGACGCACAGGCAGCAGTGGCTCCGCTCGATTTCGCTGTGACCAAGAACCTCGCCGCGGCCTCGCCCGCGCGAGTCGCCGAAGTGCTGGAGAACCCCGGCTTCGGCGTCGTCTTCACCGACCACATGGTCGACATCTGCTGGTCTCTCAAGGGCGGCTGGCACCGACCGCGCGTGCAGCCCTACGGCCCGATCCCGCTCGACCCCGCGGCATCCGTGCTGCACTACGGTCAGGAGATCTTCGAGGGCATCAAGGCCTACCGCCACGCCGACGGGTCGATCCACACCTTCCGTCCCGACCGCAACGCCGCTCGCCTGCAGGCGAGTGCGCGTCGCCTCGCGCTCCCGGAACTCCCGACCGAGTACTTCATCGAGTCGCTGCGTCAGCTCATCGCCGTCGACGGACGCTGGGTGCCGTCCGGTGCCGATCAGAGCCTCTACCTCCGGCCGTTCATGTTCGCCAAGGAGGCGTTCCTCGGCGTCCGCGCCGCGCAGAAGGTGGCCTACTACGTCATCGCGAGTCCCGCGGGCGCGTACTTCACCGGAGGCGTGAAGCCCGTGCGCATCTGGCTCTCCGAGGAGCACTCCCGCGCGGGTCGCGGTGGTACGGGCAAGGCGAAGACCGGTGGGAACTACGCGTCGAGCCTCCTGCCGCAGGCGCTGGCGAGTTCGAAGGGCTGCGACCAGGTCGTCTTCCTCAACGAGAAGAACGACGTCGAGGAGCTCGGCGGCATGAACGTGGTGTTCGTGTTCAAGGACGGCCGCATCGTCACCCCCGAGTCCGACAGCATCCTCGACGGCATCACGCGCGACTCGCTGCTGCAGCTCGCCGAGGACCGTGGGTACACGGTCGAGCGCCGGGCGATCTCGATCGACGAGTGGCGCGAGGGCGTCGCCTCGGGCGACATCACCGAGGTGTTCGCGTGCGGTACGGCCGCCGTCGTCACCCCGATCGGTGCGCTCGTGGGCGAGGGCTTCGACGAGCCCCAGCCGATCGGCGAGCTCGCTCTGTCGCTGCGCGAAGAGCTCACCGACATCCAGTACGGGCGCCGTGACGACCGCCACGGCTGGCTGCTGCGCCTCGACGCCTGA
- the gltX gene encoding glutamate--tRNA ligase, giving the protein MATPHPLTTTASGADVRVRFCPSPTGLPHVGMVRTALYNWAYARHNGGKLVFRIEDTDAARDSEESFRQLVEALTWLKIDWDEGVEVGGPHEPYRQSQRHDIYRGVIDKLLASGALYESYSNAEEIDARNEANGRAKQLGYDNYDRTLTEEQKAAFRAEGRQPALRLQVPDEDLTYVDLIRGEVTFPAGSFPDFVVVRPNGIPLYTFVNPVDDALMGITHVLRGEDLMPSTARQLALYAALIDAGVTTFVPRFAHMPLVLGETGNKKLSKRDPQADLFLHRERGFIHEGLLNYLALLGWSIGHDRDVFSLDEFIAAFDIENVNPNPARFDQKKAESINGDHIRMLDVKDFAERTIPYLAAAGLFDEPTHEQLVLAFRAAPLVQERVQLLGEVPGMLGFLFTDDIAYEADALKGLPANAGEVLDACVAALEPVTEFTPEKIQDALATALVENLELKPRVAYGPPRVAITGRRVSPPLFESMELIGKDETLRRLRLLSETLAG; this is encoded by the coding sequence ATGGCTACTCCTCACCCCCTCACCACGACCGCCAGCGGTGCCGACGTCCGCGTCCGCTTCTGCCCGTCGCCCACCGGCCTGCCGCACGTCGGCATGGTTCGCACCGCTCTCTACAACTGGGCGTACGCGCGCCACAACGGCGGCAAGCTCGTCTTCCGCATCGAAGACACCGATGCGGCGCGCGACAGCGAGGAGAGCTTCCGGCAGCTCGTCGAAGCCCTCACGTGGCTGAAGATCGATTGGGACGAGGGCGTCGAGGTCGGCGGACCGCACGAGCCGTACCGCCAGTCGCAGCGACACGACATCTACCGGGGTGTCATCGACAAGCTCCTCGCCTCGGGTGCGCTCTACGAGAGCTACTCGAACGCCGAGGAGATCGACGCCCGCAACGAGGCCAACGGTCGTGCGAAGCAGCTCGGATACGACAACTACGACCGCACGCTGACCGAGGAGCAGAAGGCTGCCTTCCGCGCCGAGGGCCGCCAGCCCGCTCTGCGTCTGCAGGTGCCGGATGAAGACCTCACGTACGTGGACCTCATCCGCGGAGAGGTCACCTTCCCCGCCGGTTCCTTCCCCGACTTCGTCGTGGTGCGCCCGAACGGCATCCCGCTGTACACCTTCGTGAACCCGGTCGATGACGCGCTCATGGGCATCACGCACGTGCTGCGCGGCGAAGACCTCATGCCCTCGACCGCCCGTCAGCTCGCGCTCTACGCCGCGCTCATCGACGCAGGCGTCACGACGTTCGTGCCGCGCTTCGCCCACATGCCGCTCGTGCTGGGGGAGACGGGCAACAAGAAGCTCTCGAAGCGCGACCCGCAGGCCGACCTGTTCCTGCACCGCGAGCGCGGCTTCATCCACGAAGGTCTCCTCAACTACCTCGCCCTGCTCGGCTGGTCGATCGGTCACGATCGTGACGTGTTCTCGCTCGACGAGTTCATCGCCGCGTTCGACATCGAGAACGTCAACCCGAACCCGGCCCGCTTCGACCAGAAGAAGGCCGAGTCGATCAACGGCGACCACATCCGCATGCTCGACGTGAAGGACTTCGCCGAGCGCACGATCCCGTATCTCGCCGCGGCCGGGCTCTTCGACGAGCCGACCCATGAGCAGCTCGTGCTGGCGTTCCGCGCCGCGCCGCTCGTGCAGGAGCGCGTGCAGTTGCTGGGGGAGGTGCCCGGCATGCTCGGCTTCCTCTTCACCGACGACATCGCCTACGAGGCCGATGCGCTCAAGGGCCTCCCGGCGAACGCCGGCGAGGTGCTCGACGCCTGCGTCGCGGCGCTGGAGCCCGTCACCGAGTTCACTCCGGAGAAGATCCAGGATGCCCTGGCGACGGCGCTCGTCGAGAACCTCGAGCTCAAGCCCCGTGTCGCCTACGGCCCGCCGCGCGTCGCGATCACCGGTCGTCGCGTGTCGCCGCCGCTCTTCGAGTCGATGGAGCTGATCGGCAAGGACGAGACGCTGCGTCGCCTGCGTCTGCTGTCGGAGACGCTGGCGGGCTGA
- a CDS encoding class I SAM-dependent methyltransferase, producing the protein MKSWAGVGEAYATSYASLCAGTVDTLLDALGPARGRSLLDVGAGTGDLVARATGAGWTATGCEPESTMREVAGRAHPGLSFLAAALPELPFASASFDAVTANFVLNHVVDPRASAQEMTRVASHGGVLAGTIWTSSPSWFWLEVCERAGVAPAAGERLPAHKDFERTVGGFSAMLTDAGWRDTSTIEQTWTWEAAPETLWTSAEGGVASAGQFYRSLDREERARFRSGFDEACAVHARGGMVPLRHSAAVAVGRAL; encoded by the coding sequence GTGAAGTCCTGGGCGGGAGTGGGGGAGGCGTACGCGACCTCGTACGCATCGCTCTGCGCGGGCACGGTCGACACCCTGCTCGACGCCCTCGGGCCGGCTCGGGGACGCTCGCTGCTCGACGTGGGCGCGGGAACCGGAGACCTGGTCGCCCGCGCGACAGGAGCCGGGTGGACGGCGACCGGTTGCGAGCCCGAGTCGACGATGCGGGAGGTCGCCGGGCGCGCCCATCCCGGACTGTCGTTCCTCGCCGCGGCGCTCCCCGAACTCCCGTTCGCGTCAGCGTCGTTCGATGCGGTGACGGCGAACTTCGTGCTCAACCATGTCGTCGATCCGCGAGCATCGGCTCAGGAGATGACCCGGGTGGCGTCGCACGGTGGTGTGCTCGCCGGCACGATCTGGACATCGTCTCCGTCGTGGTTCTGGCTCGAGGTGTGCGAGCGGGCAGGCGTGGCGCCTGCCGCTGGCGAGCGGCTTCCGGCGCACAAGGACTTCGAGCGCACCGTCGGGGGCTTCTCCGCGATGCTGACGGATGCCGGTTGGCGGGACACGTCGACGATCGAACAGACATGGACGTGGGAGGCTGCGCCGGAGACCCTGTGGACGTCGGCGGAGGGCGGCGTCGCCTCGGCGGGCCAGTTCTACCGCAGCCTCGATCGCGAAGAGCGTGCGCGCTTCCGATCCGGTTTCGATGAGGCGTGTGCCGTCCATGCGCGCGGCGGGATGGTTCCCCTGCGTCATTCGGCGGCAGTGGCGGTGGGGCGCGCGCTCTAG
- a CDS encoding 3-isopropylmalate dehydrogenase, whose protein sequence is MSRVVKLAVIPGDGIGPEVIAEAEKVLDAVTAETDVTFDKTRFSLGAARFLETGDTLTDDDLAAISAHDAILLGAVGGTPGDPRLKDANIERGLLLKLRFTLDHYVNLRPSKLFTGAAGPLANPGDIDFVVVREGTEGPYVGNGGAIRQGTPHEIANETSVNTAFGVERVVRYAFELAERRRHKLTLVHKTNVLVHAGAIWQRIVNEVAAEHPDVAVEYFHVDAATIFLVTDPARFDVIVTDNLFGDILTDLAGAVTGGIGLAASGNINPSGAFPSMFEPVHGSAPDIAGQQKADPTAAILSIALLLDHLGLTAESARVSAAVEADIASRDGARTTAEIGSAIAARL, encoded by the coding sequence ATGTCGCGTGTCGTGAAGCTGGCCGTCATCCCGGGTGACGGCATCGGTCCCGAGGTCATCGCCGAAGCCGAGAAGGTGCTCGACGCGGTCACCGCCGAGACGGACGTGACGTTCGACAAGACCCGCTTCTCGCTCGGAGCCGCTCGGTTCCTCGAGACCGGAGACACGCTCACCGACGACGACCTCGCCGCGATCTCCGCCCACGACGCGATCCTGCTCGGCGCGGTCGGCGGGACGCCGGGCGACCCGCGGCTCAAGGACGCGAACATCGAGCGGGGCCTGCTCCTCAAGCTCCGCTTCACGCTCGACCACTACGTGAACCTGCGCCCCTCCAAGCTCTTCACGGGCGCCGCGGGACCGCTCGCGAACCCCGGTGACATCGACTTCGTCGTCGTGCGCGAGGGCACCGAAGGTCCCTACGTCGGCAACGGGGGAGCGATCCGTCAGGGCACCCCGCACGAGATCGCCAACGAGACCTCGGTGAACACGGCGTTCGGCGTCGAGCGCGTGGTCCGCTACGCGTTCGAACTCGCGGAGCGCCGTCGCCACAAGCTCACGCTCGTGCACAAGACGAACGTGCTCGTGCACGCCGGTGCCATCTGGCAGCGGATCGTGAACGAGGTCGCGGCCGAGCATCCCGATGTCGCGGTCGAGTACTTCCACGTCGACGCCGCCACGATCTTCCTCGTGACGGATCCCGCGCGTTTCGACGTCATCGTCACCGACAACCTCTTCGGTGACATCCTCACCGATCTCGCCGGTGCCGTCACCGGCGGAATCGGACTCGCCGCCTCGGGGAACATCAATCCCTCGGGCGCCTTCCCGTCGATGTTCGAGCCGGTGCACGGTTCGGCGCCCGACATCGCGGGGCAGCAGAAGGCCGATCCGACCGCTGCGATCCTCTCGATCGCGCTGCTGCTCGACCACCTCGGCCTCACGGCCGAATCCGCACGCGTCAGCGCAGCGGTCGAGGCGGACATCGCGAGCCGTGACGGCGCGCGCACCACCGCCGAGATCGGCTCCGCGATCGCCGCACGCCTCTGA